One window of the bacterium genome contains the following:
- a CDS encoding ABC transporter permease produces MELTTVAMLLAVLLGVPLGVWGAVRQGSWVDHVTRVLAVAGVALPVFWVSLVLIYLCFYRWHLVPPPMGRLGALVTPPPTVTGFLLIDSALARDWAALGDAARQLILPVAVLAFAAVAPLARIARTSMLDVLATPYIRATRSLGVPWRSVVWTYALRNAMLPVLTMVAIVYGFLLGGSVLVETLFAWPGMGRYAFNAISGNDYPAVQGFILYATVVYLVIFVLVDLVSALLDPRVQT; encoded by the coding sequence ATGGAGCTGACCACCGTCGCGATGTTGCTCGCGGTCCTGCTGGGCGTGCCGCTCGGGGTGTGGGGCGCCGTCCGGCAGGGCTCCTGGGTCGACCACGTGACTCGTGTGCTCGCCGTCGCGGGCGTCGCGCTCCCGGTGTTTTGGGTGAGTCTCGTGCTGATCTACCTGTGCTTCTATCGGTGGCACCTGGTGCCCCCGCCGATGGGACGCCTCGGCGCCCTGGTCACGCCGCCCCCGACCGTGACGGGGTTCCTGCTCATCGACAGCGCGCTCGCCCGGGACTGGGCCGCGCTCGGCGACGCCGCTCGCCAGCTGATCCTGCCGGTCGCGGTGCTCGCGTTCGCCGCGGTCGCGCCGCTCGCCCGAATCGCGCGCACCAGCATGCTCGACGTCCTCGCGACGCCGTACATCCGCGCGACCCGATCGCTCGGCGTCCCATGGCGCAGCGTGGTGTGGACGTACGCGCTGCGCAACGCGATGCTGCCGGTGCTGACGATGGTCGCGATCGTGTACGGGTTTCTGCTCGGGGGGTCCGTGCTGGTGGAGACGCTGTTTGCGTGGCCGGGGATGGGGCGGTACGCGTTCAACGCGATCAGCGGCAACGACTACCCGGCCGTGCAGGGGTTCATCCTGTACGCCACGGTCGTGTACCTGGTGATCTTCGTCCTGGTCGATCTCGTCTCCGCGCTGCTCGACCCGCGCGTTCAGACGTGA
- a CDS encoding ABC transporter permease → MVAEAAYLLRRNPITLVGLLLLVLIAAASLAAPLLAPYTPLGTDPGAALQPPSAQHWMGTDEFGEDVWSRVLWGGRIDLLIALGAVAIALVSGCALGALAGFSGGWADEVVMRAMDVLQAFPSFILAMGIAAALGPSLRNLIVSVALINVGVYARLMRARLLVVKHAPYAEAARGAGNPPWRVLLVHLIPNCLTPIFVQSSLQSGWAILTAAGLSFIGLGVRVPTPEWGVMVAMGVARINAGEWWVSFYPGVMIALAVMGFNLIGDGLQDLLDPQRR, encoded by the coding sequence GTGGTCGCTGAGGCGGCGTACCTGCTGCGGCGAAACCCGATCACCCTTGTCGGGTTGCTGCTGCTCGTCCTGATCGCGGCCGCGTCGCTGGCCGCCCCGCTGCTGGCGCCGTACACGCCGCTGGGGACCGACCCGGGGGCGGCCCTGCAGCCGCCGAGCGCGCAGCATTGGATGGGGACCGACGAATTCGGCGAGGACGTGTGGTCGCGGGTGTTGTGGGGCGGCCGGATCGACCTCCTGATCGCGCTCGGCGCCGTCGCGATCGCGCTCGTCTCCGGCTGCGCGCTCGGCGCGCTCGCGGGGTTCTCGGGCGGATGGGCCGACGAGGTCGTGATGCGCGCAATGGACGTGCTCCAGGCGTTCCCGTCGTTCATCCTCGCGATGGGCATCGCCGCGGCGCTGGGCCCGAGCCTTCGGAACCTGATCGTCTCCGTTGCGCTGATCAACGTCGGGGTGTACGCGCGGCTGATGCGCGCGCGGCTCCTCGTCGTGAAACACGCCCCCTACGCCGAGGCCGCGCGCGGCGCAGGGAACCCGCCGTGGCGCGTGCTCCTCGTGCACCTCATCCCGAACTGCCTTACCCCGATCTTCGTGCAGTCGAGCCTGCAGTCCGGCTGGGCGATCCTGACCGCCGCCGGCCTGTCGTTCATCGGGCTCGGCGTGCGCGTGCCGACGCCCGAGTGGGGCGTGATGGTCGCGATGGGCGTGGCGCGCATCAACGCCGGTGAGTGGTGGGTTTCGTTCTACCCGGGCGTGATGATCGCGCTGGCGGTGATGGGTTTCAATCTGATCGGCGACGGTCTCCAGGAC